The sequence ATTCAGATTCATATACAACTTTGTCCACAATGAACCATCACATATTTTCTCTTGTAAAAACAAAAAAAGACCGCACGTATCCATCCCAAAAATTATCTTCTATCAAGATCTTTTGGCACAGGTTGACACGAGCCGCCCCCTTCATTCTATTTCATTATAAACAAATTTCTACGCAAAAATTTTTATTCATCACTTAATTATAATAACAAATACGATGCTTTTCTGTCAATAAGTATTCCTTTTCCCTATGTTTTTTTCTGCAAAAGAAGCAAAAAAGAAGCGACTTTTCGCTTCTTTTTATAATGCTGCAAGCAGCCTTGCCCCTTGTGCCGTCAAAAAACATATCCCCATCCCGATCACCGTCGGCAATAAAAAGGCAAGTATCGTCCACTTGATGCTCTGTGATTCTTGATAGACCGATAGGAGTGTCGTCGCACACGGCCAATGAAACAGGCAAAAGATGCTTACGTTGATGAGCGTCAATATATCCCATCCTTGCGATGCAAAGATATGTCCCACTTCTCGCACACTCTCGATCTCGGTCATATGCCCTGTTGCCAGATAGATCATGAGTAAGATCGGCAAGACGATCTCATTGGCAGGGATACCTAAGATGAAAGCTAAGAGTATCGCACCATCAAGACCCAACGCTCGCGCAAACGGGTCAAGAAACTCTGACAGCCACAAGAGCAGGCTGACATCTCCGACAGTAGTCTGCGCCAATAGCCAGATGATCATACCAAAAGGTGCAGCCACACAGACGGCACGCCACAAGACGACCCTTGTTCTTTCCCACAGCGAGCGATAGAGTACCGTTCTAAACCGCGGCATACGATACGGAGGCAATTCCAATATCATCGTAGACGGCTCACCTTTCAGCATCGTATCTGCCAACACTCTCGATACCAAGAAAGTCGCCGCGACTCCCATAAGGACGATTCCTGTTATGACGGCCGTAACAAGAACATTGCTGCCGCCCGCCCCACTTATGCCACCGACGATAAATGTCGCCAGCAAAAGAAGAGTCGGAAATCTTCCGTTACACGGTACAAACGCATTCGTCACCATCGCCAGTATCCGCTCACGCGGTGAGTCAATGATACGACACGATACCACCCCTGCCGCATTACAACCAAATCCCATACACATCGTAAGAGCCTGTTTCCCACAAGCCCGACATCGATAAAACATATGATCGAGGCTCATGGCAACACGCGGCAGATACCCCCATTCTTCCAGCAGTGTAAACAGCATAAAAAAAATCGT comes from Selenomonadales bacterium and encodes:
- a CDS encoding ferrous iron transporter B, with the protein product MSCEREDVFYEVDEMASHIQERCDVDIREQMIGDLYRNTEEIASAVVSVECEKKHSLQQRIDDMVLSRRFGYPLLIFLLGAVFWLTIIGANVPSSWLGEVLFGAVAVIGDGMLWLGAVEWVHHMVVYGVLQCLAWVVAVMLPPMTIFFMLFTLLEEWGYLPRVAMSLDHMFYRCRACGKQALTMCMGFGCNAAGVVSCRIIDSPRERILAMVTNAFVPCNGRFPTLLLLATFIVGGISGAGGSNVLVTAVITGIVLMGVAATFLVSRVLADTMLKGEPSTMILELPPYRMPRFRTVLYRSLWERTRVVLWRAVCVAAPFGMIIWLLAQTTVGDVSLLLWLSEFLDPFARALGLDGAILLAFILGIPANEIVLPILLMIYLATGHMTEIESVREVGHIFASQGWDILTLINVSIFCLFHWPCATTLLSVYQESQSIKWTILAFLLPTVIGMGICFLTAQGARLLAAL